In the Cucurbita pepo subsp. pepo cultivar mu-cu-16 chromosome LG17, ASM280686v2, whole genome shotgun sequence genome, CAGCTGGAACCTTCTGTTACATCGATCCAGAATACCAACAAACAGGAATGCTAGGTGTGAAATCAGATATTTACTCATTTGGTGTTCTGCTACTCCAGCTCATCACTGCAAGGTCACCAATGGGTCTTTCATATCAGGTTGAGGAGGCCATTGAACACGGCACATTCCCACAGATACTTGATCCTACAATTACAGATTGGCCCATTCAAGATACTCTTGGACTCGCTCAATTAGCCCTGAAGTGCTGTGAGCTAAGGAAAAGAGATAGACCCGACCTCGGTTCCGTTATATTACCTGAACTGATCAGGCTAAAAAAATTGGGATTGAGCGGAATACCACCAAAGAGGAAGCTCACAGCTTTTGGGAGAGCACATGGTCAACGCACTTCTAACTCAGCTCCACATTTCAAGGGATCAGAAAATGAGGTTGGTTGCCATCTTTTATTGTTATGTAGCAGGCTTTAAACTTTGCATTTATATCTTCTTGCTATTATGTATAATCAGGTAGGAATGAGAAACAATCCTAACCTGCCAATGGAAATTCAACGTAGATCAATGTAAGAGAAAGATGGCAGCGACTGACATTCAGTACGAGTTTTTGGAGCCAGAAGGATGGTATTGGTTCGAATACCATTTCTCAGCAGGAAATGGAAAATTGGAGCTCGAAGCACAACAGCGGTGCAGAAGTCTCAACCATACCACTGAGTGGAAACCCAATTGTAGAACTGAGGAAGCGGCGGCACATCAGTGAACGCTGTTGGTCATGTGTAAGTTGTGTTTCTCCTACTACTTCTGGGTTGAAAAACCCACACTCATTTGCATAAGAGAAATTCATATTGTCTACCTTGATTGCTTTCATTGTGTTTTTCTTCTGTCTGATAAGAACCCAATGACTTGTTTCTTTCATTGGATTATTTGCTTTCATTGGATTATTTAAGCAtgcctgcctgcctgcctgcAAAATGACTTGTTTCACCACCAATTTTCTTCTCAAGAACCCACTTCTTGTAATACATTCTTCCCATCACTCTTGGGTTATACTgaatcatttataaatatttttttttttttttacgttgAATGGTTTGGATTTGTTCCATGTGACTTGAAAACTTGTATGGTAGAGAGAACAAGTTTGTTTTGAGAAGTTAAAAGTATAGTTTAGTTTGTTAAGACGAGTTAAATTATCGATTAAAAGGTTATAGATGAGATCCTACATCTATTGGAGAGGTTTTAAGATCATGTGGCTGATGGCAATACATAAttggtcaaagtggacaatatttgttagtggtggcATCGGGTTGTTACGGTATTcgagccaaacactgggcgatgtgctagtgaggatgttggTCCTTataggagggtggattgtgagatcgcacatcaATGGGAGAAGTGAGGATATTGGCCCCTATaggaggatggattgtgagatcgcacattAATGGGAGaagtgaggacgttggcccctataggagatggattgtgagatcgcacgtcaatagaagaacaaaacgaaacattatttacaaaGGTATGAAAATCTTTTCTTGACAATATATAACAGACCAAAactgacaatatctgttattGGTTGTCGGTGATATGTCACGggttaaagcggacaatatctactagtggtggcaTCGAGTTGATCTTCACTCTTACTTGTTGTTGAGCTAAATAAAACGTGATGagtgattaaattatttgaaaattttagttagAGTTAAACCTAATCATTaacataaattatagttttgcaattggaaatttaattaattctcataaaagaaattaattattgacatctaatcaaatatatttggaaactttcaagtttggttgttaaaaaataatttgaatctctaacgtaaaagaaagaaatataggttaattattatattattaaattagagacaaaattcaataataattacgGGGTTGGGTTCGCCTGAGTTGAACCGGAGAGACTTTatagagaaagaaaacgaCCACAAAACCGGTTTATCTGGCTCCCTCTGAACCGAGAATCGCTGTTCTTAAGAAGAATCTTCCCTCTTTTTCCTCTCTGTGGGAGAGAATTCACAATCGAGTGTAGCCCTAAGCTTAGAGCTCAAAATCTCAATAATGGCGGACCGTTCTTCCGATCGCGAAATTGATTCAGGCTTTGATCAGGGCTCATCCCAACCACGTCTTTACAACCCTTACAAGGATCTCCAGGTTCCTTACCGAAACTTCCAGCTTCCAACCTCACCGGAGTTTCTCTTCGATGAAGAAGCTCGCCGCCAGCGTCGATCTTGGGGCGAGAATCTCACCTTCTACACCGGTTGCGGTTACCTCGCTGGTGCAGTCGGCGGAGCGTCTACGGGCTTCGTTTCCGGCGTCAAATCTTTCGAATCAGGTGATACTATGAAACTTCGGATCAATCGGATCCTGAACTCTTCTGGTCATTCAGGGCGTCTCTGGGGGAATCGACTCGGTGTGATTGGGTTACTATATGCTGGTTTGGAGAGCGGAATTGAGGCTGTGAGGGATACGGACGACGTATGGAACTGTGTCGCAGCGGGACTTGGCACCGGTGCGCTTTATCGTGCGGCAAGAGGAGTGAGATCAGCGGCCGTGGCCGGTGCTATTGGCGGCGTTGTGGTTGGAGTGGCGGTGACGGGTAAGCAGATGTTGAAGCGGTACGTGCCGATTTGAGGAATGTTAGCTTGCAATTTTGATCGATATACTTCGTGTTAGGAAGAATTCATAGTTTGAGAATGCAGGGGTTGAAATTAACCAATTCACTTGATAAGTTCTATACGAGGTTCACTCGTGCTTCTTTATTTGCTTCATTGAGTGATGCAATTCGTCGAGTTCTCTGATAATCGATAATCTCCATGAATTTAAACTTGTGGTATGGGAATCATCCAATATTTCTATGATTACATCTCAAAATTTGGATGTAATTAATGAAATTCTCTGAAGTTTGATCcaatatttcttatttgttcAAGCTCCCATGATGTTGAATATATATGATCTTATCTGGGTTCATAATTTGATTCAAGAATTTCAATTCTTATGTCATGGAAAACTGTTTGATCATTGAAGGGGAAGGGATTCCTCACCCCTTTGCCTATGATATCGCTTTATTTAGTGCTTGCCATTGATGAACTATTCTCTCTGCAGTGTGTTGTGAATTTGATAAGAACATTCAAAGATGATATTGCACATTGATTGAACTCAGAAATAGGAAAACTTTGGTTTGAATTTCTCCATGAACTACTTAATTTAATAGGAAGTGTTATTTCTTGGGACAATGGAACAAATCTAGGATTCTCAATGTtatttgtgatgtcccaccggtgattgggaaggagaacaaaaataccctttataagggtatggaaaccttcccttagtagatgcgttttaaagccttgaggggaagcccaaaagggaaagctcgaagaggacaatatctgttagcggtggacactggatgatgtgccagccttctggctgttccccgaagggggtagacacgaggcgatgtgccagtaaggacgctggccctaaaggggggtggatttggtggcggtcccacatcgattggagaaaggaatgagtgccgGCAAGGACCCTGgggcccgaaggggggtggattgtgatgttccacGTTGGATGGAGAGGAGATcaaaaacaccatttataagggtgtggaaacctttccctagcagacgcgttttaaagtctcgagggaagcccgaaagggaaagcccaaaaaggataatattgGCTAGCGGTGgtcttgggtcgttacattctTCCGGTGCTTTTAGCCCATCAGAGCTGATAAAATGGTATTAGGTTCATTGCTTTTATAGTATTGCATCTCTTATATTTACATCATGTtctaatgtttttgttttagcaACATTCTAAGCATAACTGTTATAGATTGAAGGTACAGGCATTAATAGAACTGGCAGGTCCTCCCATATTGAGGCATTCTTTGGCTTTTGCAGTCAGGTGCTTCACCAGAGTATGCCTCTTTGTGGTTGGTGAAGTTATGGAATGAAATTCACTGAAACAGAACCTTTTGGAATTCACTCTACTTCTTAGACGTGTATCCAGAAGCTAGAGCAACAGGTCGAATGGTATTGCGTGCCGATAAGTCTCGAGGCGTTCGTGACGGGTTTGCAAAATGAACCTCAATCAATGTAGCAGCTTGGACAACGACTTGCTTTTTGAGGCTTCGAATCATGGTTGGCCAGTGGACTCGGGTAAAAAAGGGTGATAAAATTTTTCGGAATTTAATGTCaattataaacaataaatttgacCTAAAATGCATTTGAAATACAAATTTACGCTCCTTGCATCTGCACGGTTCACATGGTCTACACTCCATCTGCAAATGAATAATAACAGGAATGCGTATAAAAATACTTGGTAAGCACCTACTTGTAGGTTCGTTGCGAAGCTTCTCTTATTCAATGCTTTTTACGCTATGTGCTTAGTTACGATCGTAGAGTTGGCCAATTCCATGGCTTGGGTTCATTTCTAATCTTCTCAGTCTCATAAGGTTCATATGCTCTACTTACTCCTATTCCAAGGGTGTACGTTACTCAACAGGGTGTATTTGGATTTTAGGGTGCACTTAACCTCTCGTTTCGTACTTTCTAGGGTCCCATAGTCATTGCGCGTCGTGCATATAAGTTGGGGTGTCCTTGTACATCTCAGGCTCTAGGGAAGTCTAACAGGTATGGAGGAGTCATAGCTTACAATAGATGACTCCTCAATCTACTTATAATTGCTTACGTACCTAGGACTAATTTCTAGCCAGAAGTTCCCTTAATGACACATAACAATGCGCTAGAATAATGCAAGGTTGGTTCTCCACTAGGTACAACCCAAGCTCCCTTAAGTAGTGTCCTGGTCTTAAGTGGGTGACGTTGCATTTCTATGTGCTAAGTAGACCCTCATTAGTCGAGGTGGGTTCACGATCAGGGGTTGCGTCCTAACCGTCTCTACATAGGCCTAGTTGACCCATGTCGTCATAATGGATTGTAAATGTAGCTCAAGGaccaa is a window encoding:
- the LOC111778146 gene encoding mitochondrial import inner membrane translocase subunit TIM23-1-like; its protein translation is MADRSSDREIDSGFDQGSSQPRLYNPYKDLQVPYRNFQLPTSPEFLFDEEARRQRRSWGENLTFYTGCGYLAGAVGGASTGFVSGVKSFESGDTMKLRINRILNSSGHSGRLWGNRLGVIGLLYAGLESGIEAVRDTDDVWNCVAAGLGTGALYRAARGVRSAAVAGAIGGVVVGVAVTGKQMLKRQVLHQSMPLCGW